The following proteins come from a genomic window of Aminivibrio pyruvatiphilus:
- a CDS encoding IclR family transcriptional regulator, with product MKKSDRTEESSADRQGIRVLERFFGILSYLAGQNDYAGIKEIAEATGLSRTTVHRVLATCEENYVVLKDGIGRYRIGPKSLVWANSYQQQTGLAKFARQHLKELLRDVGETVNLFIYEKGEAFYLEKMHTYNVTGLDSRIGSRLELYSTSAGRAILAALPAEEFDAYLSSRELLPRTRWTIVDRDAFNRLIEESRKKGYAEENQENEIGVRCVGAAILGKDGYPVGAVSVAGPVFRFTDDRVETVGKRVFGTARIISYELGYSTNGGPGGL from the coding sequence GTGAAAAAATCGGACCGAACGGAAGAATCGTCCGCTGACAGACAGGGAATCCGTGTTCTTGAGCGTTTTTTCGGGATTCTCTCCTATCTCGCCGGGCAAAACGACTACGCCGGCATCAAGGAGATCGCCGAAGCGACGGGGCTGTCACGGACGACCGTCCACAGGGTTCTGGCGACCTGCGAAGAGAATTACGTCGTCCTCAAGGACGGCATCGGCCGCTACCGCATCGGCCCGAAAAGCCTTGTCTGGGCCAATTCCTACCAGCAGCAGACGGGGCTGGCCAAGTTCGCCCGCCAGCACCTCAAGGAGTTGCTGCGGGACGTGGGCGAGACGGTGAACCTCTTCATCTACGAGAAGGGGGAAGCTTTCTACCTGGAGAAAATGCACACCTACAACGTCACGGGCCTTGATTCACGCATCGGCTCACGGCTCGAGCTGTACAGTACCTCCGCCGGGCGGGCGATACTGGCCGCCCTTCCGGCTGAAGAATTCGACGCCTATCTGTCCTCCAGGGAACTCCTTCCGCGGACCCGGTGGACCATCGTTGACAGGGACGCATTCAACAGGCTCATTGAAGAGTCGCGGAAGAAGGGATACGCAGAGGAAAACCAGGAGAACGAGATCGGCGTCCGATGCGTCGGCGCCGCCATTCTCGGAAAGGACGGCTATCCTGTCGGTGCGGTCAGCGTGGCAGGACCGGTCTTCCGCTTTACCGACGACAGGGTGGAGACCGTCGGGAAACGGGTTTTCGGAACGGCCAGGATCATTTCCTACGAACTCGGCTACAGTACAAACGGAGGCCCCGGCGGCCTCTAA
- the trpB gene encoding tryptophan synthase subunit beta, producing the protein MKKISMTFGPFGGQHVPEVLLPALGELEEAFLASREDPSFAEEMTHLLRDYVGRPSPLYFAPRITESLGGAKVYLKREDLNHTGAHKINNVLGQALLAKRMGKKRVIAETGAGMHGVATATAAALFGLECVVYMGEEDVRRQAPNVARMKLLGAEVIPVTSGTRTLADAVDEAIAAWVGEAGKSFYLLGSVVGPHPYPLMVREFQKIIGEEAKAQILEKERRLPDRVVACVGGGSNAMGLFHAFVEHPEVALVGVEAAGKGVDSEFHAATLTKGKPGVLHGSYSYVLYDENGEVQPAYSISAGLDYPGVGPEHSHLAETGRASYVSATDDEAVDAFLRTCRLEGIIPALESSHALAHVYRSAGSMPKDSIVLANLSGRGDKDMDTILSLLQEK; encoded by the coding sequence ATGAAAAAGATATCCATGACCTTCGGTCCCTTCGGGGGCCAGCATGTTCCGGAAGTCCTTCTTCCCGCCCTTGGCGAACTGGAAGAAGCCTTTCTCGCCAGCCGGGAGGACCCGTCCTTCGCTGAAGAAATGACCCATCTGCTGCGGGACTACGTGGGCCGGCCGTCGCCTCTGTATTTCGCTCCCCGCATCACCGAATCTCTCGGAGGGGCGAAGGTGTACCTCAAGCGGGAGGACCTGAACCACACCGGGGCCCACAAGATCAACAACGTCCTGGGGCAGGCCCTTCTGGCGAAGCGCATGGGGAAGAAGCGGGTCATCGCCGAGACCGGGGCGGGAATGCACGGCGTGGCCACCGCCACCGCCGCGGCCCTCTTCGGGCTGGAATGCGTGGTCTACATGGGCGAGGAGGATGTGCGCCGCCAGGCCCCCAACGTGGCCCGGATGAAGCTCCTGGGGGCGGAGGTGATCCCCGTCACCTCGGGCACCCGCACCCTGGCCGACGCCGTGGACGAGGCCATCGCCGCCTGGGTGGGGGAGGCGGGAAAGTCCTTCTATCTCCTCGGTTCCGTGGTGGGCCCCCACCCGTATCCCCTCATGGTGCGGGAATTCCAGAAGATCATCGGCGAGGAAGCCAAGGCCCAGATCCTCGAAAAGGAGAGGCGCCTTCCCGACCGGGTGGTGGCCTGCGTGGGCGGCGGAAGCAACGCCATGGGGCTCTTCCATGCCTTCGTGGAACACCCGGAAGTGGCCCTGGTTGGGGTGGAGGCCGCAGGGAAGGGCGTGGACTCCGAATTCCACGCCGCGACCCTCACGAAGGGGAAGCCCGGCGTGCTCCACGGCTCCTACTCCTACGTCCTCTACGATGAAAACGGCGAGGTCCAGCCGGCCTACTCCATCTCCGCAGGGCTCGACTACCCTGGCGTGGGCCCCGAGCACAGCCACCTCGCCGAAACGGGCAGGGCGTCCTACGTCTCCGCCACCGACGACGAGGCCGTGGACGCCTTTCTGCGGACATGCAGGCTGGAGGGGATCATCCCGGCCCTGGAAAGCTCCCACGCCCTCGCCCACGTCTACCGGTCGGCGGGGAGCATGCCGAAGGACAGCATCGTTCTGGCGAACCTGTCCGGCCGGGGAGACAAGGACATGGACACCATCCTGTCCCTCCTGCAGGAGAAGTGA
- the trpA gene encoding tryptophan synthase subunit alpha, translated as MKTLSSAFEGKKALVTYLAAGDPDLDTTAYLLKLLDTEGVDVLEVGIPFSDPLADGPVIQQASQRALAGGATLKKILGMLKDLRNEISAPRVLMGYMNSILAYGQEKFAADAAGAGVSGVIIPDLPFHQGEKLASLLREQGVDFILMVTPNTPAERLRGICERASGFLYCVSRLGVTGESGTAGASPKEYIDRIRSHTSLPLALGFGVGTPEKAALAAEAADGVVVGSALISLLEPCGTDRELLRSKAVPFLRSLREAVGRTRR; from the coding sequence ATGAAAACCCTCAGTTCGGCCTTCGAAGGCAAAAAAGCGCTCGTCACCTATCTCGCCGCCGGGGATCCGGATCTGGACACCACGGCGTACCTGCTGAAGCTCCTCGACACGGAGGGTGTGGACGTGCTGGAAGTGGGCATCCCCTTCTCCGACCCCCTGGCGGACGGCCCCGTGATCCAGCAGGCGTCCCAGCGGGCCCTCGCGGGAGGAGCCACCCTGAAGAAGATCCTCGGCATGCTGAAGGACCTCCGGAACGAAATCTCCGCCCCCCGGGTGCTCATGGGGTACATGAACTCAATCCTCGCCTACGGGCAGGAGAAGTTCGCCGCCGACGCCGCAGGGGCGGGAGTGTCGGGGGTCATCATCCCCGACCTGCCCTTCCACCAGGGAGAGAAGCTCGCTTCCCTCCTTCGGGAGCAGGGGGTGGACTTCATCCTCATGGTCACCCCCAACACCCCTGCCGAACGGCTGCGGGGCATCTGCGAACGGGCGTCCGGGTTCCTCTACTGCGTCTCCCGCCTGGGCGTCACCGGGGAAAGCGGAACGGCGGGAGCGTCCCCGAAGGAGTACATCGACCGAATCCGTTCCCACACCTCCCTGCCCCTGGCCCTGGGCTTCGGCGTGGGGACCCCCGAAAAGGCCGCCCTGGCCGCCGAAGCGGCGGACGGCGTGGTGGTGGGCAGCGCCCTCATCTCCCTCCTCGAGCCCTGCGGCACCGACAGGGAGCTCCTCCGGTCGAAGGCCGTCCCCTTCCTCCGCTCCCTCCGGGAGGCGGTGGGGCGGACACGGAGGTAA
- the trpB gene encoding tryptophan synthase subunit beta — protein sequence MKASMYFGPFGGQYVPETLVPALDELEKAYLASLEDPSFSAEMAPLLRDYVGRPSPLYFAPRITESLGGAKVYLKREDLNHTGAHKINNALGQVLLARRMGKKRIIAETGAGMHGVATATAAALFGLECVVYMGEEDVHRQAANVARMDLLGAKVVSVMSGTRTLKDAVNEAIRDWVTTVEDSFYVIGSVMGPHPYPLMVRDFQKIIGEEAKAQILEKEGRLPDQVVACVGGGSNAMGIFHAFVEHPEVALVGVEAAGRGVETGLHAATISAGKPGVLHGSYSYVLYDGDGQIQPAHSISAGLDYPGVGPEHSHLAETGRASYVSATDDEAVDAFRRTCRLEGIIPALESSHALAHVYRSAGSLPRDTIVLVNLSGRGDKDMDTILSLQQKEERS from the coding sequence ATGAAAGCATCCATGTACTTCGGCCCCTTCGGAGGACAGTACGTTCCCGAAACCCTCGTCCCCGCCCTGGACGAACTGGAGAAAGCCTATCTCGCCAGCCTGGAGGACCCGTCCTTCTCCGCCGAGATGGCCCCCCTGCTGCGGGATTACGTGGGCAGACCGTCGCCCCTGTATTTCGCCCCCCGCATCACCGAATCCCTCGGAGGAGCGAAAGTGTACCTCAAGCGGGAGGACCTGAACCACACCGGGGCCCACAAGATCAACAACGCCCTGGGCCAGGTGCTTCTCGCCCGGCGGATGGGCAAGAAGCGCATCATCGCCGAGACGGGTGCGGGAATGCACGGCGTGGCAACCGCCACCGCGGCGGCCCTCTTCGGCCTCGAGTGCGTGGTCTACATGGGCGAGGAGGACGTGCACCGCCAGGCCGCCAACGTGGCCCGGATGGACCTGCTCGGCGCAAAGGTCGTGTCCGTCATGTCGGGAACCAGGACCCTCAAGGACGCGGTGAACGAAGCCATCCGGGACTGGGTCACCACCGTGGAAGACTCCTTCTACGTCATCGGCTCCGTCATGGGCCCCCATCCCTACCCTCTCATGGTGAGGGACTTCCAGAAAATCATCGGCGAAGAGGCGAAGGCCCAGATCCTCGAAAAGGAGGGGCGCCTTCCCGACCAGGTGGTGGCCTGCGTGGGGGGCGGAAGCAACGCCATGGGCATCTTCCATGCCTTCGTGGAACACCCGGAAGTGGCCCTTGTTGGGGTGGAGGCCGCCGGACGGGGAGTGGAGACGGGCCTCCACGCCGCCACCATCTCGGCGGGAAAGCCCGGCGTGCTCCACGGCTCCTACTCTTATGTGCTCTACGACGGGGACGGACAGATCCAGCCGGCCCACTCCATCTCCGCCGGGCTCGACTATCCCGGTGTTGGCCCCGAGCACAGCCACCTCGCCGAAACGGGGCGGGCATCCTACGTCTCAGCCACCGACGACGAGGCCGTGGACGCCTTCCGGCGCACCTGCCGCCTGGAGGGGATCATCCCGGCCCTGGAAAGCTCCCACGCCCTCGCCCACGTCTACCGGTCGGCGGGAAGCCTGCCCAGGGACACCATCGTGCTGGTGAACCTCTCGGGACGGGGAGACAAGGACATGGACACCATCCTGTCCCTGCAGCAAAAGGAGGAACGGTCATGA